Proteins encoded in a region of the Anoxybacillus amylolyticus genome:
- the frr gene encoding ribosome recycling factor, with translation MAKQVLTATKEKMDKAVQAFTRELASVRAGRANPALLEKITVDYYGMPTPINQLAGIHVPEARLLVIQPYDKSILKDIEKSILASDLGLTPSNDGSVIRIAIPPLTEERRRELVKVVKKYSEDAKVAVRNIRRDANDELKKLEKNGEITEDELRSYTDDVQKLTDDHITKIDAITKDKEKEIMEV, from the coding sequence ATGGCAAAACAAGTACTCACAGCAACAAAAGAAAAAATGGATAAAGCTGTTCAAGCGTTTACTCGCGAGTTAGCAAGCGTTCGTGCCGGCAGAGCAAACCCAGCCCTATTGGAAAAAATTACAGTCGACTACTATGGAATGCCAACACCGATTAATCAGCTAGCAGGCATCCACGTACCAGAAGCGCGCTTGCTTGTCATTCAGCCGTACGACAAATCGATTTTAAAAGACATTGAAAAATCGATTTTAGCTTCTGATTTAGGATTGACTCCTTCCAACGACGGCTCTGTTATTCGCATTGCGATTCCACCACTAACAGAGGAGCGTCGTCGTGAACTTGTGAAAGTCGTGAAAAAATATTCCGAAGACGCAAAAGTAGCGGTACGGAACATTCGCCGCGATGCGAACGACGAGTTGAAAAAGCTCGAGAAAAACGGGGAAATTACTGAAGATGAGTTGCGTAGCTACACAGACGACGTGCAAAAACTAACAGACGACCATATTACAAAAATTGATGCTATTACAAAAGATAAAGAAAAAGAAATTATGGAAGTTTAA
- a CDS encoding isoprenyl transferase → MFNKLWKGHKPLSTEYTKEEVLRHPIPEHVAIIMDGNGRWAKKRSLPRVAGHYEGMQVVRKITRFANELGIKVLTLYAFSTENWKRPKQEVDYLMKLPEQFLTTFLPELIEENVNVRVIGNREQLPEHTRRAVEKAMEETRHNTGLILNFALNYGSRRELTYAMKEIAKQVAKGQLAPEEITEDVIASYLMTKDLKDPDLLIRTSGEIRLSNFMLWQLAYTEFWFTDVLWPDFTEQHLLQAVAEFQQRGRRFGGV, encoded by the coding sequence ATGTTTAATAAACTTTGGAAAGGTCATAAACCACTTTCTACGGAATACACGAAAGAAGAGGTGTTACGGCACCCAATTCCGGAACATGTGGCGATTATTATGGATGGAAACGGACGCTGGGCGAAAAAGAGGTCGTTGCCGCGCGTTGCCGGTCATTATGAAGGAATGCAAGTCGTTCGAAAAATTACGCGGTTTGCCAATGAACTAGGCATTAAAGTGTTAACGCTCTATGCGTTTTCTACAGAAAATTGGAAGCGTCCGAAGCAGGAAGTCGATTATTTAATGAAGCTTCCAGAGCAATTTTTGACGACATTTTTGCCTGAACTAATCGAAGAAAATGTCAATGTCCGCGTCATTGGAAATCGTGAGCAGCTTCCAGAGCATACGCGTCGTGCGGTAGAAAAAGCGATGGAAGAAACGAGACATAATACAGGGCTTATTTTAAACTTTGCACTCAATTACGGCAGTCGCCGAGAACTTACGTATGCAATGAAAGAAATTGCCAAACAAGTGGCAAAAGGACAATTAGCACCGGAGGAAATTACCGAAGACGTCATCGCTTCGTATTTAATGACAAAAGATTTAAAAGACCCTGATTTACTTATTCGGACGAGCGGAGAAATTCGCTTAAGCAATTTTATGCTTTGGCAGCTGGCGTATACAGAGTTTTGGTTTACGGATGTGCTCTGGCCAGATTTTACGGAACAACATTTATTACAAGCGGTCGCAGAATTTCAGCAGCGTGGCCGACGATTTGGAGGCGTATAA
- a CDS encoding phosphatidate cytidylyltransferase: MKQRIITGVIAAALFLPVVIFGGIPFIVVTYVLATIGLFELLRMKNMKLLSSVGVISTLLVWGLLARESWLLPLTKLDLVLLIALFLLIYTVTTKNRFTFDDAAFVMLSSLYVGFGFHYFMETRLAGLSLMFYALFIIWATDTGAYFTGRALGRRKLWPEISPNKTVEGSVGGTICALIVALIYQWFTDSFADIPLMLVMTLVLSAVGQMGDLVESAFKRHYGVKDSGNLLPGHGGILDRFDSLLFMLPILHLFLTMM; this comes from the coding sequence ATGAAGCAACGAATCATCACAGGTGTAATTGCCGCTGCCCTTTTTTTACCGGTTGTTATTTTTGGCGGCATTCCTTTTATTGTCGTAACATATGTATTAGCAACGATTGGCTTGTTTGAATTATTGCGGATGAAAAATATGAAGCTTCTTTCGAGCGTTGGTGTGATAAGTACGTTATTAGTGTGGGGATTGCTTGCGCGTGAATCGTGGCTTTTGCCGTTAACGAAACTAGACTTGGTTTTACTTATCGCCCTTTTCTTGCTTATTTATACGGTGACGACAAAAAATCGCTTTACGTTTGATGATGCGGCGTTTGTCATGTTGTCTAGTCTTTATGTTGGCTTTGGATTTCATTACTTTATGGAGACACGTTTAGCCGGTCTTTCCCTTATGTTTTACGCGCTATTTATCATTTGGGCGACCGATACAGGGGCATATTTTACAGGCCGAGCGCTCGGAAGACGGAAGCTTTGGCCGGAGATTAGCCCAAATAAAACAGTGGAAGGATCGGTTGGTGGCACGATTTGTGCGTTAATCGTTGCTCTTATTTATCAATGGTTTACCGATTCTTTTGCGGACATTCCGCTTATGCTTGTGATGACGCTCGTACTTTCGGCCGTTGGACAGATGGGAGATTTAGTCGAATCCGCGTTTAAGCGACATTATGGGGTAAAAGATTCAGGTAATCTTTTGCCTGGTCATGGCGGCATTTTAGATCGATTTGATAGCTTATTATTTATGTTACCGATTTTGCATCTTTTCTTAACAATGATGTAG